Genomic DNA from Prunus persica cultivar Lovell chromosome G1, Prunus_persica_NCBIv2, whole genome shotgun sequence:
GAAGTTGCAACTCTTTgccttgttttatttttaaaagcctCCAACACTCCATGTGCATATCATCTTCCCTACCCTTGCTCTCACCCCTTTTTTGACAACAAAAGAATCAATCCATTCATCCACCCATTTTACTATTCTTCTgattttagagagagagagagagagagagagagaagtgcaGTTCCAAATCATGGAGGTTCCTCTGGCATTGCATGTGCTCCAATCACCTCTCGGCCCACTTGATATTATTCATATTCTACTACTACACTTATCAacttttcttccttgtttgtttatatatcCTTCCAACAGTTGTTTCACAAATAAGTCACAATCTCCCTTAAGCTTAAAGCAAGCAGCTTaatgtgaaaagaaaagaaaagaaaagaaaagagacaaGCCTCCAACTCCATTCAATTCAGAGCAAAGCAGATCACCACAAGACAAGAGATTAGAGATGACCAGTCCAGCACCTTGCAGCCGATCCTGGTAATCTCTAGCTAGCGTTTCTTACTtaattcattttcattctATCTTCTCTACTATCTATGATGAGTCTGAGtaactaattaattaccaacaacaacaacaaatgaATTCACTCACAGGTCCATAAGTGAGGACTCGCTTAAAAGGTATGTGCAGTTTGCAAGTGAAAGCTGCATACAAGAGTTACTGTCTGCTTCAGACTCGAACAGGGACACTAGGGTTGGGACTGCGAATAATGCCAATGATGGCTGGAAGGTTCTTACTCTCGACAACGGAGTAGAGATATCAAAACGCAGGTCTGGAAAAACTGCATCTTTTCACACCTTCCGTAGCCGCTGGCTGCTCACATCAGTATCACCCCAGCAATTCATCACCGTTGCCAACGCCATCGACGCTGCCAAGGTCAACTACTTACTTATCGATGCTGGCTTAGAGATAACTAGTAACTGTTTTGTTGgattcttctttaatttattcaacCTGCTACTGCAGCAATGGGATCCTGATCTGGTAGAAGCAAGGTACATAAAAGATCTTGAAGATAACCTCAGCATCATCCGCCTCAAGTTTGGAGATAATGCTAAGCCTCTATTTAGAAATAGAGAATTCATAGTCTATGAGCGACGTGAAACCATGGAAGATGGCACCCTGGTACGTAGGAGGGACACTCCGTATTGCATTTGAGTGATTTGTGAAATTTTAACAGTGGGGATGTGCAGAGCAGGTGGTAGCAGTTGCTTCACTTCCAAAGGAGATAGCTGCTGGATTGCAACCAAAGCAAAATAATGCAATCAGGGGACTGCTGTTGCAATCAGGATGGGTAGTGGAGAAGCTTGAAGGCGACTCTTGTATGGTCACCTATGTTGTTCAGGTGCTCTACTAGTACTCTACTCTTTACTCTTTAACAACAAcattcattaatttaataatagcAGGATTgctatttattttcctttgttttcatGATCCAGTTAGATCCTGCTGGATGGATGCCCAGGTGCTTTGTCAATCGACTTAACAACAGACTGGTTATGATCATTGAAAATCTAAAGAAACTGGCACAAGCTTGTCCAATTGATGGGGATGGGGGGGAAACATGATTGATTATATTGTACAAactggagaaaagaaaagggcctCAATTCTATTCTAATTGTGATAAATACCAATTAtatgatctctctctctctctctctctctctctctctctctcacatgaattaataaaataaatttggaggGGAAAAGGGTAGATAGAAAAGCGTATGCTACGACCATTCGTTTATCTCTTGTTAAGTGGGAAGATTGGGAAGAAACCATAAATACTGAAAAATTACTTGTGTAAGTCAAAAAAGCTTTTACAAAGGGAAGTCAGTCTaatttagggttttaattatttacaaaGTAGAATCAAATCG
This window encodes:
- the LOC18792240 gene encoding uncharacterized protein LOC18792240 isoform X2, which codes for MTSPAPCSRSWSISEDSLKRYVQFASESCIQELLSASDSNRDTRVGTANNANDGWKVLTLDNGVEISKRRSGKTASFHTFRSRWLLTSVSPQQFITVANAIDAAKQWDPDLVEARYIKDLEDNLSIIRLKFGDNAKPLFRNREFIVYERRETMEDGTLVVAVASLPKEIAAGLQPKQNNAIRGLLLQSGWVVEKLEGDSCMVTYVVQILLDGCPGALSIDLTTDWL
- the LOC18792240 gene encoding PCTP-like protein isoform X1, whose translation is MTSPAPCSRSWSISEDSLKRYVQFASESCIQELLSASDSNRDTRVGTANNANDGWKVLTLDNGVEISKRRSGKTASFHTFRSRWLLTSVSPQQFITVANAIDAAKQWDPDLVEARYIKDLEDNLSIIRLKFGDNAKPLFRNREFIVYERRETMEDGTLVVAVASLPKEIAAGLQPKQNNAIRGLLLQSGWVVEKLEGDSCMVTYVVQLDPAGWMPRCFVNRLNNRLVMIIENLKKLAQACPIDGDGGET